From a region of the Arachis ipaensis cultivar K30076 chromosome B09, Araip1.1, whole genome shotgun sequence genome:
- the LOC107618658 gene encoding protein TIFY 11B isoform X1 — MSNFPDAVADGRRSGKAPEKSNFSQTCSLLSQFLKEKRTSGASTLGVGSKMEPRVGTKDFLASIHNSDGALRLNSAAMDSLPQLVENPCIKKSNIRSLEPETPQLTIFYSGKMLVFDAFPPDKATEVMELATKLASNSSIVEQSQPSASVATENLSKDKVPQTNNASETPRPGKQAVGSDMRYPRRASLVKFLEKRKERVIARGPYQVNNPNPKPEGSSSGGEPYPVNCPNSKHEEGSSGVVPEDQSSKHFDLNS; from the exons ATGTCAAATTTCCCTGATGCGGTGGCCGATGGCCGGAGGTCCGGCAAGGCACCGGAGAAGTCCAATTTTTCTCAGACTTGCAGCCTCTTGAGCCAGTTCTTGAAGGAGAAGCGTACTTCTGGAGCTTCCACTCTCGGAGTTGGTTCTAAAATGGAGCCTAGAG TAGGTACCAAGGATTTTCTAGCCAGTATTCATAATTCAGATGGAGCTTTGAGACTAAATTCTGCGGCTATGGATTCCCTTCCCCAGCTTGTGGAAAATCCCTGCATCAAGAAGTCTAATATTAG GTCATTGGAACCTGAAACTCCACAATTGACCATATTCTATTCCGGAAAAATGTTGGTATTTGATGCCTTTCCACCAGACAAGGCCACAGAGGTAATGgagttagccaccaagttagccTCGAACAGTTCCATTGTCGAACAAAGCCAGCCCAGTGCTTCGGTTGCGACTGAAAATTTGAGTAAAGACAAAGTGCCGCAGACAAATAATGCCTCTGAAACTCCTAGGCCAGGAAAGCAAGCTGTTGGTTCCG ATATGAGGTATCCAAGGAGAGCTTCACTTGTAAAATTCcttgagaagagaaaagaaag GGTCATTGCTAGAGGACCTTACCAAGTAAACAACCCAAATCCCAAGCCTGAGGGTAGCAGTTCCGGCGGCGAACCTTACCCGGTAAACTGCCCGAATTCGAAGCATGAGGAAGGCAGTTCAGGGGTTGTACCTGAAGATCAATCCTCCAAACACTTTGACCTTAACTCATAG
- the LOC107618658 gene encoding protein TIFY 11B isoform X2, translating into MSNFPDAVADGRRSGKAPEKSNFSQTCSLLSQFLKEKRTSGASTLGVGSKMEPRGTKDFLASIHNSDGALRLNSAAMDSLPQLVENPCIKKSNIRSLEPETPQLTIFYSGKMLVFDAFPPDKATEVMELATKLASNSSIVEQSQPSASVATENLSKDKVPQTNNASETPRPGKQAVGSDMRYPRRASLVKFLEKRKERVIARGPYQVNNPNPKPEGSSSGGEPYPVNCPNSKHEEGSSGVVPEDQSSKHFDLNS; encoded by the exons ATGTCAAATTTCCCTGATGCGGTGGCCGATGGCCGGAGGTCCGGCAAGGCACCGGAGAAGTCCAATTTTTCTCAGACTTGCAGCCTCTTGAGCCAGTTCTTGAAGGAGAAGCGTACTTCTGGAGCTTCCACTCTCGGAGTTGGTTCTAAAATGGAGCCTAGAG GTACCAAGGATTTTCTAGCCAGTATTCATAATTCAGATGGAGCTTTGAGACTAAATTCTGCGGCTATGGATTCCCTTCCCCAGCTTGTGGAAAATCCCTGCATCAAGAAGTCTAATATTAG GTCATTGGAACCTGAAACTCCACAATTGACCATATTCTATTCCGGAAAAATGTTGGTATTTGATGCCTTTCCACCAGACAAGGCCACAGAGGTAATGgagttagccaccaagttagccTCGAACAGTTCCATTGTCGAACAAAGCCAGCCCAGTGCTTCGGTTGCGACTGAAAATTTGAGTAAAGACAAAGTGCCGCAGACAAATAATGCCTCTGAAACTCCTAGGCCAGGAAAGCAAGCTGTTGGTTCCG ATATGAGGTATCCAAGGAGAGCTTCACTTGTAAAATTCcttgagaagagaaaagaaag GGTCATTGCTAGAGGACCTTACCAAGTAAACAACCCAAATCCCAAGCCTGAGGGTAGCAGTTCCGGCGGCGAACCTTACCCGGTAAACTGCCCGAATTCGAAGCATGAGGAAGGCAGTTCAGGGGTTGTACCTGAAGATCAATCCTCCAAACACTTTGACCTTAACTCATAG